A stretch of DNA from Terriglobia bacterium:
AGCTGCGCGGCCGCCGAGTCGAAGTTGATGGTCGTGATGACCGTGCCCGTGTGGTCCTGTACCGTCGCTCCGCTGAACGTCAGGTTCGTCGTCCCGGGCGCGGTAGGATCCATCTTGAACACGAGGCTGAGGATCGTCGCGCCCTGAGCCCCTACGCCGTTCCCCGTCCCGCCCAGCTTGGACGCCCCGACCACGACCTTGTCGCCGCTGATCGACGCCAGGACCGACTGGTCGCCGGTCAGGGCATCCCCCTTGGTCGCGTTGACGCTCCGAACGATCGAGGGGTTGGAAAGCACGACGTCGAACGAGAAGGCCGACAGGTCCGTCGAGGTCGTCGGGCCCCCCAGCTTCACGTCGACCTGGATCAGGCTGCCCGGGGAGGTTCCGCCGGAGGACAACGTGACCAGGTCCGGCGCCGACGAGGTCCCGCTCCCGTGGAAGATCGGGACCTTCGTCGGCTGGAGAACGCCGCCCCCGCTGCTGCCGCCGCAGTCCAGGACCAGGGGCAGACAGGCGACGATCAGCGCCAACAGCAGGGTTCGCTCCACCGTGCGACCGTGACCTCGGAACATCGTATGTCTCCTCTGCTCGCTCATGCCCCTCGTCCTTCGCGGCTCGTCGTGCGCGATCATTTCGCCACCGACCGGCCGAAGAACTGCGCCAGGAACGCGAGATCGTCCCCGTCGACCTTCCCGTCCTGGTTGAAATCCACGGCCTTGTCGAAATTCGGGTTCACTTCCTGGAACGTCGGAGGCACGCACGTTCTGGTCAAGAGCGACGTCGCCCAGGCACGTCCCAGCCTCGAGAGATCCAGGCCGTCCACCCGGCCGGAGAGATCGGCGTCGGCGTTCATCAGGGGGACTTCGCACGCGTCGCCGATGCCGTCGCCGTCGTAGTCCGCCTGGCTCGGATTCTTGACGTCGGGACAGTTGTCACAGGCGTCGCCGACGCCGTCCCCATCACGGTCGGCCTGGTCCGGGTTGGCGACGCACGGGCAGTTGTCGCCGGCGACCGGGCTTTGGCCCTCGCTGGGGGTGACCCCGCAGCCGCACGATCCCTGTAGCGTCGCCTGGGGATCGCACGTGTCGATGACCGCCCCGATGCCGTCCCCGTCGGAATCCGGGAACGCGCAGCTCGTGAGCGATTCATCCACTTGGCCGTCGCAGTTGTTGTCCAGGGTGTCGCACTTGGTCTCCGTGTCCGCTTGGTACGCCGCATCGCACGTCTGCGGCGCGGTGCAATCCGAGTTCGTCTGGCACTTCTTGGTGGGCTCCCCGCTGCACACCTTGGCGGTCAGCGTGGGCTCGCAGCTCGTGAGGACGCAGGTCTCCGCGCCGGTGCAGGTTTCCGCCCCGACGCACGTCTCGTTGGGATAGCAGTCCGCATGGGTGCGACAGGAATTGCCCAGAATGCTGCAATGCCCCGCCGGACACTGAGTATCGACGGTGCAGCCGAGCGTCGTCGTGCCGCTGCACACTTTCAATGGCTGGCAATCGGCCTCGACGTTGCAGTGTCTGGACGCCGTGACGCTGCACGCCCCTTCGAACCCCGGTACCGTGCACGCCTTGGCCGTGTTCGCGCAAACCCCGACCCCGCAGCTCTTGAAGCCATCATCGGCCACGCCGCTGCAGTCGTTGTCGACGTTGTCGCACGTATCGTCGGTGACGCCGGGATTGATCGCGGCGTCGAAATCGTTGCAGTCGTCGCCGACGGAGGCATAGGCGCCGTGCCGGATGCAAGTGCCCTGCAATGCGTGGCAGTCGCTGTTCTGGCTGCAGAGCTTGCTGGGGTCCAGGCTGCACACCGTGAATGGCTGGCAGGTGTATCCGGGGCAGTCGGCGTCGACGCGGCACGGCTGGTTCATGTCGTTGCTGCACACCTTGATGGGTTGGCAGACTCCCGAGACCGAAACGGCGGAGACCCCGTGGCCGTCGGCGTCGGCGTCCCGGTACCAGGTCCCGAGCGGGAGGCCATCGTCGATCTCGCCGTTGCAGTTGTCGTCGACCCCGTTGCATAGCTCGGGGGCGCCGGGGTAGATGCTCGCGTCGTGGTCGTTGCAGTCGCAGGCGTTTTCGACGAGGAAGACGCACGTCTCGGACTGCGGGCAGTCCGCGTCATGCTGGCACTGCTGATCGCGCGTCGCGCTGCACGTGCCGTGTCCGGACTCCGGCAAGCAGCTCTGTTTCGTGAGATTCGGGTCGCCGAAGGTGTCGCCGTCGCCGTCCACGTACACCGTCTCGATGGGGAGCCCCTCGTCGACCACCCCGGGGCAGCTCTCGCCACCGACGCAAGTATCGCCTGTCTGGCAGTCCGCGTCGGAGTGGCAGGAGGTGCTCGTTGCGATGCTGCACCTCCCCACCGGGCAGTCGCCGTCCTTGAAGCACACCTGGGTGCTCGTGACGCTGCACGTCCCCTGGTTGCAGTTGTCATTGATGTGGTTGCATTGCTCCGGCGCGCCGGGGTGGATCGCAGCGTTCAGGTCGTTGCAATCGCCGCCGACCGAGATGTAATCGACCTGGCGATCGCATGCCTGCGTCCCGGGACAATCCTCGCTCGTGCTGCACTGGACGCTCGGGCTCTCGGCGCACACCTTGTACGAGAGGGGCTGGCACCCGGCGACCACCCTCGAGGAGTCGCCGTAGTGGTCGCCGTCGACGTCCGGGTACCAGGTGCCCGTCGGGAGCCCGTCGTCCACCGCACCGTTGCAGTCGTCGTCGATCCCGTTGCAGATCTCGGTGAAGCCGGGGTGAATCGCGGGGTTCGTGTCGTCGCAGTCGCCGCTGGTGGAGAGGTACTGCCTATCGCGGCTGCACGTCTCCGAGCCGACGCACGTCTCGAAGTTCTGGCAGACGCTGTCGTCCCTGCAAGCGATGCCGACGCATCTTCCGGCGACGCACGTCTCGCCGGGGTTTGTGGCGCAGTCAGCATCGACGCTGCAGGTCTCGGCCTGCTTGGGCTTGCAAGTCCCCGCGGGACAATCGAAGTCGTTGAAGCACTGGGTCAGGAACGAGACGCTGCACTCCTTGTAGGGCAGCGGCGACAAGCACGCCGCCACGGCGTCCGTGTTGCTCCCGTACCCGTCACCGTCGGCGTCGTTGAACCAGGTGGGGACGGTCACACCTTCGTCGATCTGCCCGTCGCAGTTGTCGTCGATCCCGTTGCAGATCTCGACGGCGCCGGGGTGAACGTTGGGGTTCCCGTCGTTGCAGTCGTTCAGGGCCGGATTGGTCTCGCACGAACGGTAACCGTCGCCGTCGTGGTCGACGTCCTGCTCGATCAGGTAGCTGCCGCCGCTGCCCAGCATCGGAATGACGGTTCCCGAGAACCCGACCCCGCCCCACACCACCATGTAGCTGCCCGTCCAGACCGCGGTGTGCTGCGATCGCGCGATCGGGGTCCCGACCGACGACGTGGGAAGCCAAGCGCCGGACGTCGTGTTGTACCGCGCGCCGGAGTCGAGATCCGCCGAGCCGTCGTTGCCGCCCCAGACGATCATCTGCGTTCCGGTCCAGACCGCCGTGTGCCAGAACCGGGCCGAGGGCGCTCCGGTGGACGCCAGCGCGGTCCACGAGCCCGCGCCCTGATCGCCGGCCGGATCGAAGATCGCCCCGGTTCCGAGCGCGGATGCGCCGTCGGTCCCGCCCCACGCGATCATCTGCGTTCCGGTCCAGACCGCCGTGTGCCGGGATCGCGCCGACGGCGCGCCCGTGTCGGGAAGCGGCGTCCAGGCATCCGTGGCCGGATCGTAGACGCTCCCCGTGGCGAACTTGACGCCGGAACCGGCTTCGCCCGCCGTGCCGTCGTCGCCTCCCCAGACGACCATCTTGTCGGGGGTTGAAATCGCGGTGTGCTCGAAACGACGGGAGGGGGCGCCCCTCAGCACGCAGACCTGCTGCGCCGGGAGGAGGCTCGAGCACTCCGCGTCGTTGTTGCACACCGTGGAGATGGACACGCTGCAGGTGTTGGCCGGCACCGACTCCCACGCGTTCGCCACCGGATCGTACCGGGCCCCATCGCCGAGGGCGATCGTCGCCCCCTGCTCGTTCAAGCCCAGTCCGCCCCACACCACCATCCGAGAGGTGGTCACGGTCCTGTCGGTCGAGGGCTGCGCCCAGGCCAGCCAAACCGCGGTGTGGCCCCAGCGCTTTGGGGGCGCCGGGATCCCGGACGGCGGGTCGAGCGCCATCGTGCGCCAGCCATCCACCAGCGGGTTGTACCGCCGCCCGTCCCTGAGCGGGCCTTCCAGGTTCGTCTCCGGGTCGAACCCCCATCCACCCCAGACGATCATCTCGTCGCCGGTCCAAACCGCCGTGAGCATCCTGCGACCCGAGAGGCCGGCCGAGGGTAGCGGTACCCAGACGTCGAGCGCCGGGTCGTACCGCGCGCCGGATCCGATGTTCGAGACCAGATCGTTGCCTCCCCACACGACCATGTCCCTGCCGGTCCAAACCGCCGTGTGCTGGTACCTCGGCCGGGGCCCGAAGTCGGTAGGCGTCCACGTGTTCGTCGTGGGGTCGTACCGTCCGCCGGTGCTCGTGGCGTCCGAGCCGGTGGGATCCGAGGTGCCTCCCCAAACGACCATGCGGGTACCGCTCCAGACCGCGACCTGGTCACCGCGGACCGACGGCGCGCCCTCCTGGGAGATGGGAGTCCAGATCCCGAGGGCGGGGCTGTACGAGGCGCCCGAGTTCAGGAACCCGGCGTCGCTGAAGCCGCCCCACACCAGCATCCTGTTGCCGATCGAGACCGCGGAATGCCGGTAACGCGCGTCCGGGGCGCCGGCTTCCGAAGTGGCCTCCCAGGTGTCGCTCACCGGATCGTAGCTTCCGCCCGTTCCGAGAGCCGTGCCGGGATCCGCACCCTGACGCCCGCCCCACACGACCATCCGGCTCCCGACGACGACCGCGGTGTGGTCCCGTCGCGCCAACGGAGCGGGCGTCAGAGGGGTCTCGGTGCTCTGGGCCTCCTCGACGAAGGTCGGGGTCCAGGCATCGTCGTCGAGGTCGTACCGGCTCCCGCTGTTGAGATCGCTCGCGCCGTCGGTGCCTCCCCAGACGACCATGATGTCGCCCACCAGGACCGCGGTGTGCTGCACGCGGGCCGCGGGTGCGCCGGTGGAGGGGATCGGCGTCCAGGCGTCGGCGACCGGGTCGTACTTCGCCCCGTCCCCGAGAGCGATCGATTCGCTGCTCCCGATGAAGGACGAGCGGCCCCCCCAGACCAGCATGACGCCGTGATTCGACGACCAGACCGCCGTGTGGCCCGACCGGGGACTCGGGGCGCCGGAGAGCGACGTCGCGGCCCAGGTGTTCGAGATCGGATCGTACCTCCCCCCGGAGTTGAGGAGGAAAGGAATGCCGCTGCCGGTATCGAGACTCTCCCCGCCCCAGACGACCATCTTGTCGCCTGCCCAGACCGCGGTATGCCCCTTCCTGATGTCCGGCGCCCCGTCCAGGTTCACGGGGGACCATGTGTCGATCGCGGGATCGTAACGGAACCCGTCGTTCCAGGGAAATCCAGCGTAGTACCCGCCGAACACGATCATCTCGGTGCCCGTCCAGACGGCGGTGGCCCCCGTGCGCGGCAGTGGGAAGTTCCGTCCGAGCGACCTGTTGTTCCAGACGTCATCGGGGCACACGTCGACAGGGGCGGCGGCCTTCCCGGAGGAGGCCGCGGCCGTCGTCGAGCGCATCGTGGGGAGCGTCGCCCCCTCGCGGGCCACCGCACGGACGGAGGCGGGGTCGAGACTCCCCACGATCTGGCTCCACCAGTCCTCCCGGCTCCGCTTCGGAACCGAGAACACGGCGAAGCGCGCCGACCCGGCGCCCTCGGCGAGGAGCACCCTCACGACGAACAGGCCCTGGGCTTCCTCGACGGGACCGACCTCTCCCACTCTTCGCGGCAGCGCGGCGCGCGTCCGGGCGAATTCCGCCGGCGGCACCTCGACCGCCCCTCGGCTCGCCGTCTTCGCCTCGGCGGAGCGGGCGCGGACGATCTCGACCACCGAGCGACCCGGGCGCGGCACCTTCGGATCGATGGCTCCGCCGACCAACCCGCCCCGGAGCGTCTCGGCCGCCCTTCGCTCGGCCGCGTGGAGCGCGCCGTCCCCCTCGAAGAAGTTGCTCACGAGCCGGGCCGCGATGGCCGGTCGGGCGAGGCATTCCCGCACCGTGAAGGGGTCGTTGCCGAGCGCCGCGAACAGCTCCAGAAGGCGCTGGGGCATGCGGGTGCCGGACGACATGCGCTCCAGCTCCCGGTCGAGCATCTGCGCCGTGATGGGCGTGCGCCATACTTTCTCGAGCGCGGCGGACTGCTCGAGATAGGTCCGGACCTTGGACGCCAGGATCTCGCGGGTGACCACGGACTCGAAGGAGCGGGTCGCCCCCACCTGGTGGGCGTAGTAGACCCGCTCGATCGCCTCCTGGGCCTTGACGCGCTGCTCGAAGGTGAGTTCGCGCGCCTCTGCGCCGGCGAGGCACAGAGGGAGCAGCGCGAACACCAAGGCTGCCGCAACCAGGATCCTGGTTCTCATCGACACTCCTCCACGGTTTGAAGGGCATTGTGTACCAGCGGCCAGGGGCGCTTGTCAAATACGCGGGGAAATACTTGCGGAGTATCTGCCGCTCGATTCGGAGCCCGGGCGGGACCGTTGCCCTCCGCGGTTCTCGGCCCCGGGGCCGGGGTCAAAGCGAAAGCTCCTCCCATTCGCGGAGCATCCACGTCGCGAGCCCGTCCTCCACCAGAGGGCTCGACCGGGCGACCGCCTCCGCCTCGCGCCGGTCCGCCGCCTCGAAGATCTCGAGGAAGCCGTCCCCGTCCCCCAGCTCCCCTGCCGCCCGCAATCGCCCGTCCGACTTGAGCCGCCTGAGGTGCTCGAGGTGGCCGGCCAGCGCCTCCTCGAGCTCGGAGGGCGGGACCGTCACGAGAAGCGTGCGAACCCAGAAACCCATCGTCACCTCGATTCTCGGCGCTCAGAGCCGGGTCTTCTCCAAGTACTCGGGGACCACGACGGCGGCGGACAGTTCCCCGCGGATCCGTCCCGCGAGGTCCTCGAGTCCCGCCGGCTCACCGTGGACGAGGTGGACCCTGCCGGGCCGGTGCCTCGAGGAGCGGAGCCATCCGAGGATCTCTCCCCGGTCGGCGTGGGCGGACAGGCTGTCCAGCGTCTCGATCCGGGCGCGGACCGAGATCTCCCGTCCGTGGATCCTGACGCTCCGCGCTCCTTCCTGGAGCGCCCTGCCCCGCGTGCCCGCCGCTTGGAACCCCACGAAGAGCACGGTGGTCCGGTGGTCCACGAGCTTGAACTCGAGGTGGTGCAGGATCCGTCCTCCCTCGGCCATTCCGGACGCGGAGATGATGATCGCCGGGTAGGCGATGTTGTTCAAGGCCTTCGAGTCCTCGATGCTGCTGGCCAACCGGACCCCGTGGAGTCCCAGCGGATCCTCCCCGTTCGCCGCCAGGGCGCGCATCTCGAGGTCCTGGGCCTCCGGGTGCTCGGTGACGATCCGAGTCGCCTCGATCGCCATGGGGCTGTCCAGGTAGATCGGCACGTCCTCCGGCAGCCGGTCGTCACGGCGCATCTCGCGAAGCAGGTAGAGCAACGTCTGGGTCCGTCCGACGGCGAACGCCGGAATGAGAAGCGTCCCGCCCCGCCGGACGGTCTCGCGGACCAACGTCTCCAACCGGTCCTTGGGATCCTCGCGGGGATGGTCACGGTCTCCGTACGTGCTCTCGAGGATCAGGTGGTCGCAGGCGGGAAGCGGGGCCGGGTCGGGGAGAATGGGCTGCCCCGGCCGGCCCAGATCGCCCGAGAACAGGAGCACGGACTCGCGACCGCCGCCGTTCGGTACCCGGATGCGCACCTCCACCAGCGAGGCGCCGAGGATGTGGCCTGCCGGGTAGAACCGGATCGACAGTCCGTCGTGGACTTCGAGGGTCCGGTCGAACGGCACCGGGCGGAGGAACGGCAGCGCCCTGCGGGCCTCCTCCTCGGTGTACAGGGGGAGGGCGGGCGTGTGCTTCGAGAATCCCTTCCAGTTCGCGAACTTCGCGTCCTCCTCCTGGAGATGCCCGGAGTCCGGGAGCAGGATGCCGCACAGGTCGCACGTCGCGGACGTCGCGAGGACCTTCCCTTCGAAGCCGCGCCGGACGAGCACGGGAAGGTAGCCGGTGTGATCGAGGTGGGCGTGCGTCAGGACCACCAGGTCGATCTTCGCGGGATCGACCGGAGGCGCCTGCCAGTTCCTGAGGCGCAGGTCCTTGAGCCCCTGGAAGAGCCCGCAATCCACGAGCATCCGGTACCCGTCGTGCTCGACCAGGAATTTCGAGCCGGTGACCGTGCCCGTGCCGCCCAAGAAGGAGAGCGTGCCCATGCCGCAGCCTTTCCCGGCCGTGCCGCGCGGCGGCCGACCCGCCGGACGCGATCGGAGCGGGCCGGGATCGTAGCACACCGCCACTCGCGGCTCGCCGCCCGAACGGCGCTCGTCAGGTCGGCGGCGGGAGCGCTCATTTGCTAGGATGACCCCCCGATCCGGCGGTCCGCTCCGGGCGGCCGCGCGACATAGGAGATATCTCGCGATGCGCATTCGAATCGAATACTGCACGGAGTGAAACTACGAGCCCCGGGCTGCCGGTCTGGCGGCCGAGCTCAAGAAGGCGCTGGGCGTCGAGAGCGACATGGCGCCGTCCCACGGCGGGGTGTTCGAGGTCACCGCGGACGGACGGCTCGTGTTCTCGAAGAAAGCCCTGGGTCGATTCCCGAACGAGGGAGAGGTCCTGACGCTCCTCCGTGCCCGGAAGAGCTGAAGCGCCCCTCGCATCCTCGGGAGCCCGGCGCCACGGCCGCGCGTGCCGCCGCCGACGCGAGCGACGGTCCGCCTGAGGTGAGACATGAGCCTGCTCGACCAACTCGTCGCGTTCACCCTTCCCGCCGTACCCAAGCCCATTGTCGGGTACTTCTCCAAGCGATACATCGCCGGACCCGATGTCGAGGACGCGTTCCGGGTGGCCCGGCGCCTCGGGGAGCAAGGGGCGTGCGCGACGTTCGACATCCTCGGGGAGTTCATCACGACGGCGGAGGAGGCGCGGACGAACACCGGCGCCTACGTGGACCTGGTACGGCGCATCGTGGGAGAGAGGTTCGCGTCGGTCAACGTGTCGGTCAAGCTCACGGCCCTCGGGCTCCTGCTCGACCTCGATCTGTGCCTCGACAACCTGCGGAAGCTGGCGGGAGTGGTGCGCGAGGCCAAGGGGTTCGTCCGGATCGACATGGAGGATTCCCCCTGCACCGACCGGACGCTCGCGGTCTATCGAACGCTTCGCCGCGAGTTCCCGGGGACCTTCGGCGTCGTCCTCCAGTCCCGGCTCAGGCGGACGCTCCACGACGTGGACGACCTCACGGACGAGCCGGCGAACTTCAGGCTCTGCAAGGGAATCTACCTCGAGCCGCGGCCGATCGCGTTCACCGACGCGGAGCTGATCCGGCGGAACTTCACCCTGGTGCTGGACCGGATGTTCGAGCGGGGGGCGTACGTCGGGATCGCGACCCACGACGAGACCCTGGTGTGGGAGGCGATGAGACTGATCCGCGAGCACCGGCTCGCTCCCGACCGTTACGAGTTCCAGATGCTCCTCGGCGTGGACGAGGAGCTGCGGCGCGTCATCCTCAAGGAGGGCCATCGCCTCCGGGTCTACGTCCCCTACGGGCGCCAGTGGTACGCCTACTCCGTGCGGCGCCTGCGGGAGAACCCCCAGCTCGCCGGCTACGGGTTCAGGGCGATCTTCAAGAAGGCCTGACGCGCGAGGCTCTCCGCGAGACCTCGAGGGAGCCGGCCCTCACGGGGCCGGGTCCGGATGGAGACGCGCGAACTCCTCGAGGATCTCGCGCGATCTCGCGTCGAGCCTCTTCGGCGGGACGATCTGAACGATCGCGTAGAGGTCCCCCGCCGGGCGCCGGCCGGAGGCCGGCACCCCTTTCCCCTTGAGGCGCAGCTTCTGTCCGCTCCTCGTCCCCGGCGGGAGCGTGATCGTGGCGCGCCCGTCGAGGGTCGGGATCGCGATCGTCCCGCCGAGGGCGGCGCGCGCCAGACCCACGGGAACCTCGCACAGGAGATCGTTCCCGTCCCTCCGGAACACTTCGTGCGGATCCACCTGGATCCGGAGGTAGACGTCCCCGGGCGGGCCGCCCGCGACCCCCGCGTCCCCCTTCCCGGCCAGGCGCACGCGGCCGCCGTCCTCGATCCCCGGCGGGACCCGGACCTTCAGGCGCTCCTCCGTGGGGACGCGACCGCCGCCGCCGCAAACGGGGCAGGGGGCCGCGCCGATTCGGCCGGAGCCACCGCAGGTTCCGCACGTCAGCGAGACCTGGACACCCCGCCGCCGCTGCGTGCGCCGCCCGGTCCCCCGGCAGTCCGGGCACTCCCGCTCGCCCCCACGGTCGCTCCGCCCGCTGCCGCCGCACTCCGTGCACAGCGACTGCCTCGGCAGGACGACCTCCACGGTGGTTCCCCTGACCGCGTCGAGGAAGGGGATCCGGATCTCCGTCTCGATGTCCTGCCCGCGGCCCGGTCGCGGCGGCCGCGAGCGCCGTCGCCCCGTGCCGAAGAGGTCGAAGAAGTCGGTCACCTCTCCGAACCCGAAGTTGCGGAAGTCGAACCCGGATCCCGCAAACGGATCGAACCCCGGGCCGAAGGCCTCGTGGCCTCCACGGTCGTACTTGGCCCGCTTTTCCGGATCGGAGAGGACGGCGAACGCCTCCGCCACCTCCTTGAACTTCTCCTCGGCGGACTTGTCCCCGGGATTCACATCCGGGTGGAACTTCCGTGCGAGCTTGCGGTAGGCGGCCTTGAGCTCCTTGTCCGACGCGGTCCTCGGCACTCCGAGGAGCTCGTAGTAATCCTTCTTCGTGGCCATCGGTGCCGAGCGCCCTCCGGACCGCCTTGACCCGCCGCGCGACGATAGGACTCGAGTGTATCGTCGTCAAGTCCGTGGGACCGCGACCGAGCCCGCTTTGCCCCGCCCGGGGGCCTTGTCTATCCTGCGCGTTTCCCGGGGAGTATCGCGAATGAACACCCAGCAGTTGATCGCCTACCTGAATGCGTTGACGTTCGGCGACCTCGCGGCGCTCGGGTCCAAGCTGGAGGAGGCGCGATCGGCCTGCTCCGCGCTGGGACACGGGGAGATCGCGGAGGTGATCGAAGAGGCGGACGTCGCGCTTCGGGGAGGAGACCTCAAGACCTACCGGCGGAAGCTCCAGACCGCCGTCGCCCGCCTCGGCCACGTGAAGAACGCGTGAGGGGAGGGGATCACAGGAACCCGAACTTCTTCATCTTGTAACGGAGCGCGTCCCGGCTGATGTTCAGGAGGCGCGCGGCGTGGGTCTGGTTCCCGCTCGTCCGCTCCAGCGCCTGCTTGACGAGGTCCCGCTCCACCTCCTCGAGCGTCACGCCCGCGTCGGGGAGCCGGAACGCGCCGTCGCCGCCGTCCTCCGCTCCGGGCTCCGCCGTTCCGGGCCCGTAGGAACGGGGCTCGTCCGCCCCCTCCGGCGAGTAGAGCACGATCTCGCGCGGGAGGTCCTCGACCTCCACCTGCGGCTTGGTCTCGAGGATCATCGCCCGCTCGATCACGTTGCGCAGCTCGCGGATGTTCCCCGGCCAGTCGTAGCGCATCAGGCACCGGAGAGCTTCGGCGCTGACCCCGTGGGTGCTCTTCTTGAACTCGCGGTTGAAGAGGTCCAGGAAGAACGTGACGAGGTGCGGAATGTCGTCCTTCCGCTCCTTGAGCGAGGGGAGGTGGATCGGGATCACCTTGAGGCGGTAGTAGAGGTCCTCACGGAACTGTCCCTGCCGGACCACCCGGTCGAGATCACGGTTGGTCGCGGCGATGATCCGGACGTCGACGTGGATGTCCCGGGAGCCCCCGACGCGCTTGAACGTCTTCTCCTCGAGGAATCGCAGCACCTTGGCCTGGAGCGCGAGCCCCATGTCGCCGATCTCGTCGAGGAAGACCGTCCCCCCGCCGGCCAGCTCGAGGAGTCCCTTCTTCTGCAGCTTCGCGTCGGTGAACGCGCCGCGCTCGTGGCCGAACAGCTCGGTCTCGAGGAGCGTCTCCGGGAGGGCGGAGCAGGTGATGTTCATGAACGGCTTCTCGGAGCGGTCCGAGGCGAAGTGGATCGCCTTCGCGACCAGGTCCTTGCCGGTCCCCGACTCCCCCTGGATCAGGACCGTCGTGGCCGC
This window harbors:
- a CDS encoding YciI family protein; protein product: MGFWVRTLLVTVPPSELEEALAGHLEHLRRLKSDGRLRAAGELGDGDGFLEIFEAADRREAEAVARSSPLVEDGLATWMLREWEELSL
- a CDS encoding MBL fold metallo-hydrolase, which codes for MGTLSFLGGTGTVTGSKFLVEHDGYRMLVDCGLFQGLKDLRLRNWQAPPVDPAKIDLVVLTHAHLDHTGYLPVLVRRGFEGKVLATSATCDLCGILLPDSGHLQEEDAKFANWKGFSKHTPALPLYTEEEARRALPFLRPVPFDRTLEVHDGLSIRFYPAGHILGASLVEVRIRVPNGGGRESVLLFSGDLGRPGQPILPDPAPLPACDHLILESTYGDRDHPREDPKDRLETLVRETVRRGGTLLIPAFAVGRTQTLLYLLREMRRDDRLPEDVPIYLDSPMAIEATRIVTEHPEAQDLEMRALAANGEDPLGLHGVRLASSIEDSKALNNIAYPAIIISASGMAEGGRILHHLEFKLVDHRTTVLFVGFQAAGTRGRALQEGARSVRIHGREISVRARIETLDSLSAHADRGEILGWLRSSRHRPGRVHLVHGEPAGLEDLAGRIRGELSAAVVVPEYLEKTRL
- a CDS encoding Rdx family protein, whose protein sequence is MRIRIEYCTEUNYEPRAAGLAAELKKALGVESDMAPSHGGVFEVTADGRLVFSKKALGRFPNEGEVLTLLRARKS
- a CDS encoding proline dehydrogenase family protein gives rise to the protein MSLLDQLVAFTLPAVPKPIVGYFSKRYIAGPDVEDAFRVARRLGEQGACATFDILGEFITTAEEARTNTGAYVDLVRRIVGERFASVNVSVKLTALGLLLDLDLCLDNLRKLAGVVREAKGFVRIDMEDSPCTDRTLAVYRTLRREFPGTFGVVLQSRLRRTLHDVDDLTDEPANFRLCKGIYLEPRPIAFTDAELIRRNFTLVLDRMFERGAYVGIATHDETLVWEAMRLIREHRLAPDRYEFQMLLGVDEELRRVILKEGHRLRVYVPYGRQWYAYSVRRLRENPQLAGYGFRAIFKKA
- the dnaJ gene encoding molecular chaperone DnaJ; amino-acid sequence: MATKKDYYELLGVPRTASDKELKAAYRKLARKFHPDVNPGDKSAEEKFKEVAEAFAVLSDPEKRAKYDRGGHEAFGPGFDPFAGSGFDFRNFGFGEVTDFFDLFGTGRRRSRPPRPGRGQDIETEIRIPFLDAVRGTTVEVVLPRQSLCTECGGSGRSDRGGERECPDCRGTGRRTQRRRGVQVSLTCGTCGGSGRIGAAPCPVCGGGGRVPTEERLKVRVPPGIEDGGRVRLAGKGDAGVAGGPPGDVYLRIQVDPHEVFRRDGNDLLCEVPVGLARAALGGTIAIPTLDGRATITLPPGTRSGQKLRLKGKGVPASGRRPAGDLYAIVQIVPPKRLDARSREILEEFARLHPDPAP
- a CDS encoding sigma-54 dependent transcriptional regulator codes for the protein MSDKEKILIVEDEKLIRWSLRERLQKDGYEASAVETGQAALDHLRDEEVDLVLLDYKLPDIDGMEVLRRAVDLYPDTTVILMTAHSSIHSAVEAIKLGAYDYVNKPFDHGDLVASIQKALERTRLRREVKRFRAEQKNAYGVSNIIGRSVAMQDVFTMIRKVADSAATTVLIQGESGTGKDLVAKAIHFASDRSEKPFMNITCSALPETLLETELFGHERGAFTDAKLQKKGLLELAGGGTVFLDEIGDMGLALQAKVLRFLEEKTFKRVGGSRDIHVDVRIIAATNRDLDRVVRQGQFREDLYYRLKVIPIHLPSLKERKDDIPHLVTFFLDLFNREFKKSTHGVSAEALRCLMRYDWPGNIRELRNVIERAMILETKPQVEVEDLPREIVLYSPEGADEPRSYGPGTAEPGAEDGGDGAFRLPDAGVTLEEVERDLVKQALERTSGNQTHAARLLNISRDALRYKMKKFGFL